One segment of Gammaproteobacteria bacterium DNA contains the following:
- a CDS encoding tetratricopeptide repeat protein has product MAEESANFLARLKQHHMYGVVVAYAVVVGFLIQLVSRAFPYFGWTGAVPTVIVVLLLGFPVVVVLAWLLIEPKGAAKPDTWQRRHWKLSALTTAVVIVLVVISGFYALQFSRQHASMLEGSAPSQSQALAAVPAKSIAVLPFENLSAEKENEYFVAGMQDLILTKLADVGDLKVISRTSTMQYGSHPGNLTQIGEQLGVATILEGSVQKAGDQVLINVQLIDAQTDNHIWAQSYQRTLDNVFGVEGDVAEQIATALQAKLSPAQSAALAAVPTQNRAAYDLFLRAEYQANKGLVNYDTASWKAAIPLYRQAVEQDPNFALAWARLSYNESELAWFGGGGEDVQRLNQQARADAERALQLQPDLAAVHLAIGYNEYWGRGDYAAALQAFGVALKLKPNDADALAAQGFVQRRQGQFDAAIALFQRALTLDPRNSALAFELGLTNMEVSRFADAENAFQRALALDPDNLNAKVNYSLTVLLSTGDVPRALALAQGDVPQLQLQRVSLLPYQHKYREALALLDSIPDTPDNFSIGSGGFKPMQQANLYWLMGDMAHARPLYAKALALLRAKLKMAQGINSAFVWLQLANAQIGLGQAEAGLDSIAKSLSVVSSVHDQVYGPITMLSDAQLYAQARRPDLAVPLLAKALTIPGIGSGYSPLMLWLDPLWDPIRHDPGFQALLTKYAKYKPAVAYDAEPAASGL; this is encoded by the coding sequence ATGGCCGAAGAATCTGCCAACTTCCTGGCGCGACTCAAGCAGCACCACATGTACGGTGTGGTAGTCGCTTACGCGGTGGTGGTCGGCTTCCTGATTCAACTGGTCAGTCGCGCGTTTCCATACTTTGGCTGGACCGGTGCCGTGCCAACGGTCATCGTCGTGCTGCTCCTGGGGTTTCCGGTGGTCGTGGTTCTGGCCTGGCTGCTGATCGAGCCCAAGGGCGCGGCCAAACCGGACACCTGGCAGCGGCGGCACTGGAAGCTGAGCGCGCTGACCACGGCTGTGGTGATCGTGCTGGTGGTGATCTCCGGTTTTTACGCCCTGCAATTCTCGCGCCAGCATGCCTCGATGCTTGAGGGCTCCGCGCCATCCCAATCCCAGGCGCTTGCGGCTGTGCCGGCAAAATCCATTGCGGTCCTGCCCTTCGAAAATCTCAGCGCTGAAAAGGAAAATGAATATTTCGTGGCCGGCATGCAGGATCTGATTCTCACCAAGCTGGCGGACGTCGGCGATCTCAAGGTAATTTCGCGCACCTCGACGATGCAGTACGGCAGCCATCCTGGAAATCTCACGCAGATTGGTGAGCAACTGGGCGTCGCCACTATCCTCGAAGGCAGCGTACAAAAAGCTGGGGATCAGGTACTGATCAACGTGCAGTTGATTGACGCGCAGACCGACAACCACATCTGGGCGCAGAGCTACCAGCGCACGCTCGACAACGTGTTCGGCGTCGAGGGCGACGTGGCCGAGCAGATCGCCACGGCTTTGCAGGCCAAACTTTCGCCCGCACAATCCGCAGCGCTGGCCGCGGTGCCCACCCAGAACCGTGCGGCCTACGACCTGTTCCTGCGCGCCGAGTATCAGGCCAACAAGGGCCTTGTCAATTACGATACGGCCAGCTGGAAGGCTGCAATTCCGCTCTACCGGCAGGCGGTCGAACAGGATCCCAACTTCGCACTTGCCTGGGCGCGGCTTTCCTACAATGAAAGCGAGCTTGCCTGGTTCGGTGGTGGTGGCGAAGACGTGCAACGACTCAACCAGCAAGCGCGCGCCGATGCCGAGCGTGCATTGCAATTGCAACCCGATCTCGCGGCAGTGCATCTCGCCATTGGTTACAACGAATACTGGGGCCGCGGTGATTATGCTGCTGCGTTGCAAGCATTCGGGGTCGCGCTCAAGCTCAAGCCCAACGATGCCGATGCCCTGGCCGCGCAGGGCTTTGTGCAGCGCCGTCAAGGCCAATTCGATGCCGCAATCGCCTTGTTCCAGCGAGCTTTGACGCTCGATCCGCGCAATTCTGCGTTGGCCTTCGAACTGGGCCTGACCAACATGGAGGTGAGCCGATTTGCGGATGCCGAGAATGCTTTCCAACGCGCACTGGCGCTTGATCCTGATAATCTCAATGCCAAGGTCAATTATTCCCTGACTGTCCTGCTTAGCACCGGCGACGTTCCGCGTGCGCTGGCCCTGGCGCAAGGTGATGTTCCGCAGTTGCAACTTCAACGCGTAAGCTTATTGCCTTATCAACACAAATACCGCGAAGCGTTGGCGCTGCTCGACAGCATACCGGATACACCCGACAATTTTTCGATTGGCAGTGGCGGCTTCAAGCCGATGCAACAAGCCAACTTGTACTGGTTGATGGGGGACATGGCGCATGCACGACCGCTGTATGCAAAGGCATTAGCGTTGCTGCGCGCAAAGCTGAAAATGGCGCAGGGGATCAATTCGGCATTTGTGTGGCTGCAACTTGCCAACGCCCAGATTGGGCTGGGCCAGGCAGAGGCAGGGCTGGACTCCATTGCCAAGTCGCTGTCCGTTGTCAGCAGCGTTCACGATCAGGTTTACGGGCCGATAACGATGTTGTCGGACGCCCAACTGTATGCCCAGGCGCGCCGTCCGGATCTCGCGGTGCCATTGCTTGCCAAGGCACTCACCATACCTGGTATCGGCTCTGGCTACTCGCCGCTGATGCTGTGGCTTGATCCACTCTGGGATCCAATCCGTCACGACCCGGGTTTTCAGGCACTGCTCACGAAATATGCGAAATATAAACCCGCGGTCGCCTACGACGCCGAGCCCGCCGCCTCTGGTTTGTAG
- the dnaB gene encoding replicative DNA helicase — MPGAVKTLETHANAVLESIRVPPHSVEAEQAVLGGLMLDNATWERIADRLREEDFYRHDHRLIFRAICELGNSDQPFDAVTLSEWLQSREQLDAAGGLAYLATLARDTPTAANVRAYADIVHERAVLRQLIRVGGELAEAAYRPEGRSTEELVEFAERQVFEIAESRGRLKQSFVQINDLLSRAVDRLDTLMHANNPVTGLATGLDKFDNMTAGLQPGDLVIIAGRPSMGKSAFAINIAEYCSCRPEKPIPTAVFSMEMSGEQLAMRLISSLGRIDQQKVRTGQLDPNDWQRVTSAIALMSKAPMFIDDSGALTPTELRARARRLKREHDIQMMVVDYLQLMHVPGTSENRATEISEICRSLKSLARELSIPVVALSQLNRSVDQRPDKRPIMSDLRESGSIEQDADLIAFIYRDEVYTKEESAAKGIAEIIIGKQRNGPIGTVKATFLGAYTRFENYIPEDAGAYS; from the coding sequence ATGCCGGGAGCCGTCAAGACCCTCGAAACCCACGCCAACGCGGTGCTGGAAAGCATCCGCGTGCCGCCACATTCGGTGGAAGCCGAGCAGGCGGTGCTCGGCGGGCTGATGCTGGACAATGCGACCTGGGAGCGCATCGCCGACCGGCTGCGGGAAGAGGACTTCTACCGCCACGATCACCGCCTGATATTCCGCGCCATCTGCGAACTGGGCAACAGCGACCAGCCGTTCGACGCCGTGACGCTGTCCGAATGGCTGCAGAGCCGCGAGCAACTGGACGCGGCCGGCGGCCTCGCCTATCTCGCGACGCTGGCGCGCGACACGCCGACCGCGGCCAACGTGCGCGCCTACGCCGACATCGTGCACGAGCGCGCGGTGCTCCGGCAGTTGATCCGCGTCGGCGGCGAACTCGCGGAGGCCGCCTACCGCCCCGAGGGCCGCAGCACCGAGGAGTTGGTGGAATTCGCCGAGCGCCAGGTGTTCGAGATCGCGGAAAGCCGCGGGCGCCTCAAGCAGAGTTTCGTGCAGATCAACGATCTGCTGTCCCGGGCCGTGGACCGGCTCGACACCCTGATGCACGCCAACAATCCGGTGACCGGCCTGGCCACCGGCCTGGACAAGTTTGACAACATGACCGCGGGCCTGCAGCCCGGCGACCTGGTGATCATCGCGGGCCGGCCCTCGATGGGGAAAAGCGCGTTTGCCATCAATATTGCCGAGTATTGCTCGTGCCGTCCGGAGAAACCCATCCCCACGGCGGTGTTCAGCATGGAAATGTCCGGCGAGCAACTGGCCATGCGCCTGATTTCCTCGCTTGGGCGCATTGACCAGCAGAAGGTGCGCACCGGACAGCTCGACCCGAACGACTGGCAGCGCGTGACCTCGGCAATCGCCCTCATGTCCAAGGCGCCCATGTTCATTGACGACAGCGGCGCGCTCACACCCACGGAATTGCGCGCACGCGCACGCCGCCTCAAGCGCGAGCACGACATCCAAATGATGGTGGTGGATTACCTGCAGCTCATGCATGTGCCCGGCACCAGCGAGAACCGCGCCACGGAAATCTCGGAAATCTGCCGCAGCCTCAAGTCGCTGGCGCGCGAGCTCAGTATCCCGGTGGTGGCCCTGTCGCAGCTCAACCGCAGCGTGGACCAGCGCCCGGACAAGCGCCCCATCATGTCGGACCTGCGGGAATCGGGCTCCATCGAACAGGATGCCGACCTGATCGCCTTCATCTACCGCGACGAGGTGTACACCAAGGAAGAAAGCGCCGCCAAGGGCATTGCCGAAATCATCATCGGCAAGCAGCGCAATGGCCCCATCGGCACGGTCAAGGCCACCTTTCTGGGTGCCTACACGCGCTTCGAGAACTACATTCCTGAGGACGCTGGAGCCTATTCGTGA
- the rplI gene encoding 50S ribosomal protein L9 yields MEVILLQKVENLGNLGDKVKVRAGYGRNFLIPHGKAKPATAANIAAFEKQRADLEKYAADALTSAQARQRELAGKAITITAKVGSEGKLFGSVGTVDIAEALTAAGTRVERKEVRMPQGPIHVTGEHKVELHLHTDVNVQITVTIVAEE; encoded by the coding sequence ATGGAAGTCATCCTGCTACAGAAAGTCGAGAACCTCGGCAACCTGGGCGACAAGGTCAAGGTGCGTGCCGGCTACGGGCGCAACTTCCTGATTCCGCACGGCAAGGCCAAGCCCGCGACCGCGGCCAACATCGCCGCATTCGAGAAACAGCGCGCGGACCTGGAAAAGTACGCCGCGGATGCTTTGACCTCGGCGCAGGCGCGGCAACGCGAACTCGCGGGCAAGGCCATCACCATCACCGCCAAGGTGGGCAGCGAAGGCAAGCTGTTCGGCTCGGTGGGCACGGTGGACATCGCCGAGGCGCTGACCGCGGCTGGTACCCGCGTGGAACGCAAGGAAGTGCGCATGCCGCAGGGCCCGATCCACGTCACCGGCGAGCACAAGGTGGAGCTGCACCTGCATACCGACGTGAACGTGCAAATCACGGTCACGATAGTCGCCGAAGAATAA
- the ffh gene encoding signal recognition particle protein gives MFETLSARLTRTLERLRGSGRLTEDNTREALRAVRMALLEADVALPVVKVFTEQVRARALGAEVLNSLTPGQAFIKIVHDELVAVMGSDAGLDLKAQPPAVILLAGLQGAGKTTSAAKLARHLQERLHKKTALVSADVYRPAAREQLHKLAAEVGATYLIPSAEDPVGIAKTAVEEARKQLCDVLIVDTAGRLHVDTEMMAEAQRIHAALAPVETLFVVDAMAGQDAANAAAAFGKALPLTGIVLTKADGDARGGAALSVRHITGAPIKFLGVGEKTDALEAFHAQRLVARILGMGDVVSLVEEAQRGVDQDKAAQLADKLKKGKGFDLEDFRDQLQQVQNLGGLGALLDKLPGGGRIPDQAKSQFGERELRHQIAIINSMTKRERRRPEIINGSRRRRIAAGSGTQVQEVNRLLKQHEQLGRVMKQMAGGGMAKLLRGFKGQLPPRF, from the coding sequence ATGTTTGAAACTCTCAGCGCGCGACTCACGCGCACCCTCGAGCGGCTGCGCGGCAGCGGCCGGCTCACCGAAGACAACACCCGCGAGGCGTTGCGCGCAGTGCGCATGGCGCTGCTCGAAGCGGACGTGGCGCTGCCGGTAGTCAAGGTTTTCACCGAGCAGGTGCGCGCACGCGCACTCGGCGCCGAGGTCCTGAACAGCCTCACGCCCGGCCAGGCGTTCATCAAGATCGTGCACGACGAGCTGGTCGCAGTCATGGGCAGCGATGCCGGGCTCGACCTCAAGGCCCAGCCGCCCGCCGTGATTTTGCTCGCCGGCCTGCAGGGCGCGGGCAAAACCACGAGTGCCGCGAAACTGGCGCGCCATCTGCAGGAGCGCCTGCACAAGAAGACCGCGCTGGTGAGCGCCGATGTGTATCGCCCGGCGGCACGCGAGCAATTGCACAAGCTTGCGGCGGAAGTGGGCGCAACTTATTTAATACCATCTGCCGAAGATCCGGTCGGCATCGCAAAAACCGCCGTTGAGGAAGCGCGCAAGCAGTTATGCGACGTATTGATCGTGGACACGGCCGGCCGGCTGCATGTGGACACAGAGATGATGGCAGAGGCGCAACGCATCCATGCGGCGCTCGCGCCGGTGGAAACGCTGTTCGTGGTGGATGCCATGGCCGGACAGGATGCCGCGAACGCGGCCGCCGCGTTCGGCAAAGCCTTGCCCTTGACCGGCATCGTGCTCACCAAGGCGGATGGCGATGCGCGCGGCGGCGCAGCGCTCTCGGTGCGCCACATCACCGGCGCGCCCATCAAGTTCCTGGGTGTGGGCGAGAAAACCGACGCGCTCGAGGCCTTTCACGCGCAACGCCTGGTCGCGCGCATTCTCGGCATGGGCGATGTGGTGTCGCTGGTCGAGGAAGCCCAGCGCGGCGTGGACCAGGACAAGGCCGCGCAGCTTGCCGACAAGCTCAAAAAGGGCAAGGGGTTTGACCTTGAGGATTTCCGCGATCAGCTGCAGCAGGTGCAGAATCTCGGCGGGCTCGGTGCGCTGCTCGACAAACTGCCTGGAGGCGGGCGAATTCCCGACCAGGCCAAGTCGCAATTTGGTGAACGCGAGCTGCGTCACCAGATTGCCATCATCAACTCCATGACCAAGCGCGAGCGTCGCCGCCCGGAGATCATCAATGGCTCGCGCCGCCGGCGCATTGCCGCCGGCTCCGGCACCCAGGTGCAGGAGGTCAACCGCCTGCTGAAACAGCACGAGCAGCTGGGCCGGGTGATGAAGCAGATGGCGGGTGGTGGGATGGCGAAGCTGCTGCGCGGATTCAAGGGTCAGTTGCCGCCGCGATTCTGA
- a CDS encoding undecaprenyl-diphosphate phosphatase, producing MHDLIRVILLGIIEGVTEFLPVSSTGHLLIAEHWLGARSDLFNVGIQAGAILAITLVYWRRIWALLTRWRDPANRDYLLKLIVAFLITAVIGFVAVRLGFKLPEKVTPIAWALIIGGIWMLAAEQYAARQPERSEVSWRVAVLVGIAQMVAGIFPGTSRSAATIFAAMLFGTSNRAAATEFAFLVGIPTMYAATGYELWKVLKGGAGGHEDWLALAVGFGVSLVTAFLAVKWLLGYIRGHRFTPFAVYRILLGIALLLLLPAGA from the coding sequence ATGCACGACCTGATTCGCGTCATTCTTCTCGGCATCATCGAGGGCGTAACCGAATTCCTGCCGGTGTCCAGCACCGGACATTTGCTGATCGCCGAACACTGGCTGGGGGCACGCTCGGATTTGTTCAATGTCGGTATTCAGGCGGGCGCGATACTGGCCATCACGCTGGTGTACTGGCGGCGCATCTGGGCGCTGCTCACGCGCTGGCGCGACCCCGCCAACCGCGATTATTTGTTGAAGTTGATCGTGGCATTCCTGATTACCGCGGTGATCGGCTTCGTGGCGGTGAGGCTCGGCTTCAAGCTGCCGGAGAAGGTGACGCCGATCGCCTGGGCGCTGATTATCGGCGGCATCTGGATGCTTGCTGCGGAGCAGTATGCGGCGCGTCAGCCGGAGCGCAGCGAGGTAAGCTGGCGGGTGGCGGTGCTGGTCGGCATCGCGCAGATGGTGGCCGGCATTTTTCCCGGGACCTCGCGCTCGGCGGCCACGATTTTCGCCGCCATGCTGTTCGGCACCAGCAACCGCGCAGCGGCGACCGAATTTGCGTTTCTGGTCGGCATCCCGACCATGTATGCGGCCACCGGCTACGAGCTGTGGAAGGTACTCAAAGGCGGCGCCGGAGGTCACGAGGACTGGCTGGCCCTCGCGGTGGGCTTCGGCGTGTCGCTGGTGACCGCCTTTCTCGCCGTCAAATGGCTGCTGGGTTACATCCGCGGCCACCGGTTCACGCCGTTCGCGGTGTACCGCATCCTGCTCGGGATCGCGTTGCTGCTGCTGCTCCCGGCGGGGGCCTGA
- the rpsR gene encoding 30S ribosomal protein S18 has protein sequence MSRFFRKRKYCRFTAEGIEEIDYKDLGMLKAYVSETGKIVPSRITGTSAFYQRQLALAVKRARFLALLPYTDQH, from the coding sequence ATGTCACGTTTTTTCCGCAAGCGCAAATACTGCCGCTTCACCGCCGAGGGCATCGAAGAGATTGACTACAAGGATCTCGGCATGCTCAAGGCTTACGTGAGCGAGACCGGCAAGATCGTGCCGAGCCGCATCACCGGCACGAGTGCCTTCTATCAGCGTCAGCTGGCGCTCGCCGTGAAGCGCGCGCGTTTCCTGGCGCTCCTGCCCTACACCGACCAGCACTGA
- the rimM gene encoding ribosome maturation factor RimM (Essential for efficient processing of 16S rRNA) codes for MAGQESQRVVLGRIAAAFGVKGWVKLQSWTDPPEKIIAYRPWLLERGGAWREAQVVEGRAHGNGVVIRLEGVTDRDQAATLAGTNIAVYREQLPALEPGQYYWADLIGLEVRLEDGRSLGHVTAMMATGANDVLVVRGERERLIPFLRGQVVKQVDFDARLIRVDWDPDF; via the coding sequence ATGGCCGGGCAGGAATCGCAGCGCGTCGTTCTCGGCAGGATTGCCGCAGCGTTCGGAGTCAAGGGCTGGGTGAAACTCCAGTCCTGGACCGATCCGCCTGAAAAGATAATTGCGTACCGTCCCTGGCTGCTGGAACGCGGCGGCGCGTGGCGCGAAGCGCAGGTCGTGGAGGGCCGTGCGCATGGCAACGGCGTGGTCATACGGCTCGAGGGTGTGACCGATCGCGACCAGGCTGCGACCCTGGCCGGCACGAATATCGCGGTGTACCGCGAACAACTGCCGGCATTGGAGCCCGGGCAGTACTACTGGGCCGATTTGATCGGGCTGGAAGTGAGGCTGGAAGATGGCCGCAGCCTCGGCCACGTGACCGCCATGATGGCCACGGGCGCGAACGATGTGCTGGTGGTGCGCGGCGAACGTGAACGGCTGATTCCGTTTCTCCGCGGCCAGGTGGTGAAACAAGTGGATTTCGATGCGCGGTTGATCCGCGTGGACTGGGATCCGGATTTTTGA
- a CDS encoding type II toxin-antitoxin system PemK/MazF family toxin has product MPKRGSVWLANLNPGHGTEPGKIRPVLIVQSQALLDAEHPSTLVVPLTTRLTNDAEPLRLRLPAREGLDQDSDLLLDQLRAIDNKRLVQGPLLQCPSKFMAQVDKALLDVLDIGRD; this is encoded by the coding sequence ATGCCTAAACGCGGCAGCGTGTGGCTGGCGAACCTCAATCCCGGCCACGGCACCGAGCCCGGCAAAATCCGCCCAGTGCTGATCGTGCAAAGCCAGGCGCTGCTGGATGCGGAGCATCCCTCGACCCTGGTCGTGCCACTCACCACCCGCCTGACCAACGACGCTGAACCGCTGCGTCTCCGCCTGCCCGCACGCGAGGGACTCGACCAGGACTCTGATCTATTGCTGGATCAACTGCGCGCCATAGACAACAAGCGTTTAGTGCAAGGCCCCTTGCTGCAATGTCCGTCAAAATTTATGGCTCAGGTGGACAAAGCTTTGCTGGACGTCTTGGACATCGGACGGGATTGA
- a CDS encoding ribbon-helix-helix protein, CopG family has product MTTVSIRLPEDVLKETEKRARELRIPRAEYIRRAIEIQNADAVARHRRQRLMEVSKRVRKESLRVNAEFEAIEDAPDA; this is encoded by the coding sequence ATGACTACAGTTTCCATCCGCCTGCCGGAGGATGTGCTGAAAGAGACCGAGAAACGTGCCCGGGAACTGCGCATTCCTCGTGCCGAGTACATCCGCCGCGCCATTGAGATCCAGAATGCTGATGCCGTTGCTCGCCACCGCCGTCAGCGCCTGATGGAGGTGTCCAAACGCGTGCGCAAAGAAAGCCTGCGCGTCAACGCCGAATTCGAGGCTATCGAAGACGCTCCCGATGCCTAA
- the rpsF gene encoding 30S ribosomal protein S6 translates to MRHYEVVFLVHPDQSEQVPAMLERYRSMIESAGGKMHRLEDWGRRQLAYPIAKVHKAHYALMNIECDQATLNELVGMFRFNDAVLRHLVMRRDSAATEPSPLIKPKEEKEERAERFDSDDSERETDAADDDAAESDEPPSAASA, encoded by the coding sequence TTGAGACACTACGAAGTCGTGTTTCTGGTCCACCCTGACCAGAGTGAACAAGTGCCCGCGATGCTCGAGCGTTACCGCTCGATGATCGAGTCCGCCGGCGGCAAAATGCACCGCCTCGAGGACTGGGGCCGCCGCCAGCTTGCCTACCCCATTGCCAAGGTCCACAAGGCCCATTACGCGCTCATGAACATCGAGTGCGACCAGGCCACGCTCAACGAGCTGGTGGGCATGTTCCGCTTCAACGACGCGGTGCTGCGCCACCTGGTGATGCGGCGCGACAGCGCGGCCACCGAGCCTTCACCGCTCATTAAGCCGAAGGAAGAGAAAGAGGAGCGCGCCGAACGCTTTGACAGCGATGACAGCGAGCGCGAGACCGACGCTGCGGACGATGACGCAGCCGAAAGCGACGAGCCGCCGAGCGCGGCCAGCGCCTGA
- the ccsA gene encoding cytochrome c biogenesis protein CcsA, with amino-acid sequence MLFTGAAVLDLVLYCLAALALLAGFFGRGPMFVRERKGFVVSAIAAAVLLHAILVYAAIFLPHGMDLGFFNAAALVGWLVALIGFATLFKPHFDKLGIVLFPLAGVSVLLAELFPSDRLMVITGDWPLDAHIVLSLIAYSLLAVAAVQALVLAVQEHRLRQRATDGAWSTLPSLQLMERFLFQLIAAGFVLLTVALIFGLLFVHNLLAQHLTHKTVLSGIAWVVFAVLLWGRWQFGWRGRTAIRWTLGGFVVLALAYFGDKLILELILGRHWNLNA; translated from the coding sequence ATGCTTTTTACCGGCGCGGCCGTCCTGGATCTCGTGCTGTACTGCCTCGCGGCGCTCGCGCTGCTGGCCGGGTTTTTCGGCCGCGGGCCCATGTTCGTGCGCGAGCGCAAGGGATTCGTGGTCAGCGCCATCGCGGCCGCGGTGCTGTTGCACGCCATCCTGGTTTACGCCGCGATCTTCCTGCCGCACGGCATGGACCTCGGGTTCTTCAACGCCGCCGCCTTGGTCGGCTGGCTGGTGGCACTGATTGGATTCGCCACGCTCTTCAAACCGCATTTCGACAAGCTGGGCATCGTGCTGTTTCCGCTGGCCGGCGTGAGTGTGCTGCTGGCCGAACTGTTCCCCAGCGACCGGCTCATGGTGATCACCGGCGATTGGCCGCTGGACGCGCACATCGTGCTGTCGCTGATCGCCTACAGCCTGCTGGCGGTAGCCGCCGTGCAGGCGCTGGTGCTCGCCGTGCAGGAACACCGTCTGCGGCAGCGTGCCACGGATGGAGCGTGGAGCACACTGCCCTCGCTGCAGCTCATGGAACGCTTTCTGTTCCAGTTGATCGCCGCGGGCTTCGTGCTGCTGACGGTAGCGCTGATTTTCGGCCTTTTGTTCGTGCACAATCTGCTGGCACAACACCTCACGCACAAGACCGTGCTGTCCGGCATCGCCTGGGTGGTGTTCGCGGTGTTGCTGTGGGGCCGCTGGCAGTTCGGCTGGCGCGGACGCACTGCGATCCGCTGGACGCTCGGCGGTTTCGTGGTGCTGGCGCTGGCCTACTTTGGCGACAAACTCATATTGGAACTGATTCTCGGCCGGCACTGGAACCTGAACGCATGA
- the rpsP gene encoding 30S ribosomal protein S16: MMTIRLTRGGAKKRPFYHLVATDSRSPRDGRYLERLGFYNPLAASHEEVLRVNAERVKHWLSKGAQPSERVQFLLKEHKVAV; the protein is encoded by the coding sequence ATGATGACTATCCGATTGACGCGCGGCGGCGCCAAGAAGCGCCCCTTTTATCATCTGGTGGCGACCGACAGCCGCTCGCCCCGCGACGGGCGCTATCTGGAGCGCCTGGGTTTCTACAATCCGCTCGCCGCGAGCCATGAGGAAGTGCTGCGCGTGAACGCCGAGCGCGTCAAGCATTGGCTTTCCAAGGGCGCGCAGCCCTCGGAGCGCGTCCAATTTCTTCTCAAGGAGCACAAGGTCGCCGTCTGA
- a CDS encoding HlyC/CorC family transporter — protein MNNIPLWALIVALVVLIILSSFFSGSETGLYSLNHYRLRHLARAGHRGAVLADRLMQRPERVIGIVLLGNTLINAFATAVATLIALRIGGDSAVLVATILIALLLLIFGEVAPKTLAALNPERTAFPAAFVFTPLLKIFYYPVVWPVNLLANSILWLFGVRSNTATTPAISREELRSVVMEAGGLIPKRHQKMLLGILDLEKITVEDIMVPRGEIDGIDIKANWNQIMDQLRTSQHTRLPVYEGSIDDILGFAHAREFLHLVARGKPTRNMLRAIVREPYFIPEGTSLQRQLMNFQAAKRRIGLVVDEYGDIQGLVTLEDILEEVVGEFTSDPAAQHKDIYKEADGSYLVDASVHVRALNRTMNWKLPTSGPKTLNGLILEYLESIPQPGTSLKIADYPMEIVQTTGSAVKTVRIQPAAPVTVPDKK, from the coding sequence TTGAACAACATCCCACTGTGGGCGCTCATCGTCGCGCTCGTTGTCCTCATCATCCTATCGTCGTTTTTCTCCGGCTCCGAGACCGGCCTGTACTCGCTCAACCATTATCGCCTGCGGCACCTGGCGCGCGCCGGCCATCGCGGTGCAGTACTTGCCGACCGCTTGATGCAACGCCCCGAACGCGTCATCGGCATCGTGCTGCTCGGCAACACGCTCATCAACGCCTTCGCCACGGCCGTGGCCACGCTCATCGCCCTGCGCATCGGCGGCGACAGCGCGGTGCTGGTGGCGACCATCCTGATCGCGCTGTTGCTGCTGATCTTCGGCGAAGTGGCACCCAAGACGCTGGCGGCACTGAATCCAGAGCGCACGGCGTTTCCCGCGGCCTTCGTATTCACACCGCTGCTGAAGATTTTTTATTATCCGGTAGTCTGGCCGGTGAACCTGCTGGCGAATTCCATCCTGTGGCTGTTCGGCGTGCGCAGCAACACGGCTACCACACCCGCGATCAGCCGCGAGGAATTGCGCTCAGTGGTCATGGAAGCTGGCGGCCTGATCCCCAAGCGCCACCAGAAAATGCTGCTCGGCATCCTGGATCTGGAAAAAATCACGGTTGAGGACATCATGGTGCCGCGCGGCGAAATCGACGGCATTGACATCAAGGCCAACTGGAATCAAATCATGGACCAGCTGCGCACCAGCCAGCACACCCGCCTGCCGGTGTACGAAGGCAGCATTGACGATATCCTCGGATTCGCACACGCGCGCGAGTTTCTGCACCTCGTGGCGCGCGGCAAGCCCACGCGCAATATGCTGCGCGCTATCGTGCGCGAGCCTTATTTCATCCCCGAAGGTACCTCACTGCAGCGGCAACTGATGAATTTCCAGGCCGCCAAGCGCCGTATCGGCCTGGTGGTGGACGAATACGGCGACATCCAGGGGCTGGTGACGCTCGAGGACATCCTCGAGGAAGTCGTGGGCGAGTTCACTTCCGACCCTGCCGCCCAGCACAAGGACATATACAAGGAAGCCGACGGCAGCTACCTGGTGGATGCCAGTGTCCACGTACGCGCGCTGAATCGCACCATGAATTGGAAACTGCCCACCAGCGGACCCAAGACCCTGAACGGACTGATCCTGGAATACCTGGAATCCATCCCGCAGCCCGGCACCAGTCTCAAAATCGCCGACTACCCGATGGAAATCGTGCAAACCACCGGTAGCGCGGTAAAAACCGTGCGCATCCAGCCGGCCGCTCCTGTTACCGTGCCCGACAAGAAATAG